TGCAGAACGCCAAGGACGATGTCATACGTGCGATCGGCATGCCCGGGGACCGCAAGGACGTGCCGGGCTGGTGGGCCGCCCTCGACCCCGCTGTTCGGGCGCAGCTCCTCGAAATGGACCCGAACGGACTGGTCGCGAAGGGGGTGCTCGATCCGACGTACCAGTGGAGGGCACCCAATGACGGCGCCGGGCCGTACCACGTCCGGGAGCCCGGCGCAGACGACCGGAAAGCCCAGCTGACGGCCTACGGGCTCGTCGCGGGCGGCACGTTCTCAGGGAACGAGGACGCGGCGCGGCACATGCTCCACTACCTCGACGGCAGCGGGCAGCCGCTGACCGTGGACGTGGACCGCATGATGCGCGACGACCCGAGATTTCGCGCGCACATCGAGGGTCTCCTGTCCGAGAAGGAGTCCGAGTGGCGGCAGACTGCCCTGGACGCCTACCAGAAGGCAGGCGGTTCGCCGGTCGCGATACCCGTGGAGACGGAGCGCAACCACGCGAACGACTTCACCTTCGACCCGGAGCAGCAGTCGAACTGGTTCAAGGCCATAGGCAGTCAGGCCTGTGTCGTCTCGGGCGTTGTCACGGTGAAGCCGGGACAGGACGGGAAACCGGTGGTTTCCACGCAGTACCAGGTCAACGTGTGGGACCGCTACAACTGGGATCCAGGGAAGTCGACGGACATCGCAGGTATGAACATCACGGATGCCGACATGGCGAAGCTTCACCAAACCGGTCTGGCTCAGGAGTACGACGTCAACGGGCGAAGCACCCCGTCGACCTGGACCGGCAGCGGCGGCTCGCCCGTCCAGCCCGCCGGCACCGGTGAGCGGAACGCGGACCGTGACGGAACGGTCTCGGATCCGGGGAGGCAGGCTCGGTGAGGACGGGTTCGCGGCAGCGGGGGCGTCGGTGGGTTCGCGTCCTCGTCGTGCTCTCGCTCACGGTGGTGGCGGTCGCAGGTGCATGCGTGGCGGTGTCGGTGTGGTTGTTCACCGATTCCACGCGGGGAACGGGCTGGAGCAGCGAAGGGCCGTCGTCCCAGGTCGTGGAGTTCACGCGGGTTCGGCCGCCCGGGTCGGCGAGCGAGTTGCGGTGGGCGTACCAGAAGGGGTTCCAGGACGACCTGGCCGTGCTCTCGTTCCGGTTGCCGCCGGGTGAGGAGGCGGGGTTCCTGGCCGGGCTGGGGATCACGGTGAGGCCTAGCGGCAAGCGGCCCCTCGACGACCTCCCGCGGCGAGGGTTCCAGCAGGCCGGGGCGCCGGATCCGGGTGGGGCCGGGGCGTTGCGGGACGGGTCGTTCCTCGCCGAGCCGCTGCCCGGTCACAGCAAGCGCCTCAGCGCCACGGTGTGGCTGGCGTCGGAGGCGGACGGCGGCACGCGCGCGTGGGTGTACGCGATGGATGCCCCGTGAGGGATTTACGGTTCGAAGGGGGAACCCGGCAGATCGTAGGATCGTCATCAACGTCCGGAACCCAATGAAGCCGGCAGAGACCGAGGAGGGAGCGCGTCATGGCGGTTGTCGCGATGCTGCTCGGCCTGCTCCGGGTGCTGACCGGGGAGATGTCTGCCGAAGGCGGGACGCTCGCGTCGGCGGCGGCGGTCGCGGCCGTGGTGCTGCTGGCCGGGGCCGTCGCGGGGACGCTGGCCGGGGCACGGTTGCTGGGGGCGCGGGCGCCCGCGGCGGTGCGCGACGGTGTGCTGCGGCGCCGGGCGTTCCGTACGGCCTTCCTGTCGCAGCGTGATCCGGACGCCCGGGGCCGGCGACGCCCCAGGGCACCGGGTGCGGCCCAGGCGGCCGCGTAGTCCTCAGTTCTTCCGCCGTCCTGCGCGGCCGCCCTCCGCCGATCACTCATTCCCGAGACCCCGGAGGGCTCGCTTCACCATGTCCGTTCTCGCCGTTCTCGACCCGGCCGTCGCCGTGGCGCACACCGTCGTCGCCGCGCTCGCCCACGTCGTCCCTACCGCGCTCGCGATCGTCCTGTTCACCGTCGCCGTCCGCCTCGCCCTGCACCCGCTGGCGCGGGCGGCGGCGCGCGGGGAGAAGGCGCGGGCGCGGCTCGCGCCGAAGATCGCCGAGCTGAACCGCAAGCACAAGAACCGCCCGGAGAAGCTCCGCGAGGCGCTGGCGGAGCTGCACCAGAAGGAGCAGGTGTCGCCGGCCGCGGGCTGTCTGCCGGCGCTGGTGCAGATCCCGTTCTTCTCGGTGATGTACCGCCTGTTCACCACCCCGAACGACCTGCTCGACCACACCCTGTTCGGCGCCCCGCTCGGCCTGCACGTCGGGAGCGCGCAGGGCGCCGGGCAGCTGGCGGTGTTCGGGGTGCTGTACGCCGGGCTGGCGGCCGTGGCGTACATCAACTTCCGGCGGGCCCGGCGTGCGGCGGCGGCGCAGCCGAGCGCGCAGGCGGGGACGGCGTTCCTGCCGTACCTGTCGTTCGGCACGGTGCTGTTCGCGGCGCTGGTGCCGCTGGCGGCGGCGCTGTACCTGCTGACCTCGGGGGTCTGGTCCGCCGCCGAGCGGGCGTGGCTGCACCGGGGCGGCGCGCCGGTGCCGTCCGTGGTGATGGCGTGATCACAGCACGGATGATCACAGCACAGACGATCAGCGCCGGAACGATCGGCGTCGGCACGGTCAGAGCTCGGACGGTAGGAGCACGGACGGTCAGCGCCCGGCCGTGAAGTCCCAGGCGTACACCACCTGCCGCGGCTCCGGATCGCCGCCGGCGGCGCGGTAGGTGGCCCGGGCGGCCGGGTTGTCCTCCTCGGTGACGGTCCACATGGCGTGGCAGCCGCGCTCGCGGGCGAGGTCGGCGAGCGCGGCGATCAGGGCGCGGCCGATGCCGTGGCCCCGGTGCGGTTCGTCGACGCCGAGCTCGTAGAGGAAGAGTTCGGTGCCCTTGTCGGGGTGGGTGGTCTCGACGCCGGTGACCATGCCCGCCGGTGTGCCGTCGTCGGTGTAGGCGATGAGCAGGTGGTGGCGGTCGTCGGCGAGGAAGCGGGCGGTCGCGTCGGGCAGCGGGGGCGCGTCGAAGAGGTGCCCGGCGGCGTGGACGTCGGCGGCGTCGGTGATGCGTCGGATCTCCATGCCACGATCCAAGGTCCGCGTGCGGAGGAGGTCAAGACAGGCCCTACCCTGTGTGATCGTTCCCGGTCGCCGCTCCACGGTGATCGTTTCGGGACGGGGATCAGGACAGGGTTCGGGACAGGTGGAGGGAATCGTCATGGTGGCTGCTCCGGCGCTTTCGGAACTGCGCGAGGTGTGCCAGCCGCAGGCCAAGCTGCAGAGTCGCAACGGTGAGCACTGGGCGGGCCGGCTGTACATGCGCCGCCTGTCGCTGCGGACGACCCGGCAGCTGGTGCGGACCTCGGTGTCGCCGAACACCCTCACCTGGGTCATGGTGGTCTGCGGGGTCGGCGGCGGGGCGGCTCTGCTGATACCCGGCCCGGCGGGGGCCGTACTGGCGGCGGTGCTGTTCCAGCTGTTCCTGCTGTTCGACTGTGTGGACGGCGAAGTGGCGCGCTGGAAGCGCCGGTTCAGCATGGCGGGGGTGTACGTCGACCGGCTCGGCGCCTACCTGGCGGACGCGGCGCTGATGATCGGCGCGGGTGTGCGGGCGGCCCGGGGCGGGTCGGAGCTGTGGGTGTCGGTGGGCCTGGCGGCGGCGCTGGGCGTGGTGCTGCTGAAGGCCTCGACGGACCTGGTGGACGTGGCCCGCGCCCGCAGCGGCATGCCGCCGGCCGACGAGGAGTCGACCCAGCCGCGCTCGCAGGGCATCGCGACGGCCCGTCGGCTCGCGTCCGTTCTGAAGATCCACCGGGTGACGAACGGCATCGAGGCCTCACTGGTGCTGCTCGCGGCGGCCGTCGCGGACGCCGCGGCCGGCGGCCTCGGGCCGACCCGGGCGGCGGTGGCGGGGATCACGGTGATCACGTGGGGGATGGTCGTGGCGCACCTCGCGTCGATCCTCTCGTCGTCGCGACTGCGCTGACGGTCCGACAGATCGGCAACGGCCGGAGCCCGTCACCCTTTCCGGGTGGCGGGCTCCGGCCTTTTCGACAATCAGGGGTGGCGCCAGGACTGGGCGACGCCGAGCCGCACTTCACCGTCACCCCACCCCCAAGATCCTTTGGACTGCATATGCAGGTTGGCGATATATATAGCCGTGCGACTTGGGGGGTGCTCCTCCGGGAGCCCGCCGTACAGGGAGGGGTCAAGTCCAGTGCCTCAGACGTCCGTACGCACAAGCCCGGCCACAACCACCGCAGCCGAGCCGCCACCACCGGCGGAACGGCCCACCGGAAGACGACCGGCCCGCCGCTGGTTCTGGCCGGGGGCCCTGCTCGCCGGGTACGCCGCCGAAGTCCTGTTCCGGCTCCACCTCGTGCGTCAGCTCAGCTACCCGTCCATCCACCCCGACGAGGAGTCCTACCTCGTCCTCGCCCGGGTCCTGGCCGGCCACCAGATCACCGAAATGCCCGTCGGCGTCGTCATCCCGGGCGGCTACCCGCTCCTGGTCTCCCCGGCCCTGCGGATCGCCGACGACCCCGTCACCGCCTACCACCTGGTGCTGGGCACCAACGCCCTGCTCAACGCGCTGATCCTGCCCATCGCCTGGCTCGGCCTGCGCCGCCTCGGCCTGGACCGGCCGCAGGCCTACGCGTTCGCCGCCGCCACCGCGCTGCTGCCACCGCTGATCTTCTACTCCGAGTTCGCGATGACGGACACCGTCATGCCAGTGCTGATCCTCGCGTGGCTGCTCTGCATGCACGGCTGGCTGAGCGACGGCTCGCTGCGGCGCCGCGCCTGGTACGCCGCCGGGACGGGCGCGACCGCCGCCTACGCGATGGCCACGCACGACCGCGGCGGAGTCGTCGTCGCCGTCACCGCAGTGGTGTTCGTCGGCGTCCTGCTGCTGCGCTGGGCGCCCTGGCGCACAGTCGTCGCGGGCCTCGGCGCGCTGGGCACGGGCCTCGCGGGCGGCAAACTGCTGAACGCGTGGCTGCACGCGCAGTTCACGGTGCCGGCCAGCGACGTCGGCGGCTTCCTGTGGAAGGGCCTGACGGACCCGGAGGCCACCCGGCGGACCCTGACCCGGACGGTCGGCCAGATCTGGTACTTCATCATCTCGACTTGGGGCATCGGCGGACTGGCCGTCGCCGTCTGCCTGTTCGCCGTCTTCAGCAAGCGCTTCCCGCGCCCGCACCGGATCACCGGCGGGGTCATGGTGGCACTGCTGGCCGGCACCGCGCTGGCCGCGGCGGCCGCACTGCCGGACGACAAGCGGATCGACGACTGGGTGTACGCCCGCTACGCGTCCTACCTCGTCCCGGCGGCCTTCACGGTCGGCGCCGCGGTGCTGTGCCGGTTCCGGCGCCGCACGCTGGGCGGGGCGCTGGCCGGAGCGGCCGGGCTCACGCTGGTGCTCGGCGAGGCGGTGATCCGGTCGGCCGGCTCGCTGCTCAGGACGCAGCTCTTCATCCCCTGGGGCATGCCCGACGCCCTGTTCCTCGCCGACGACTGGGGCGCACTGCGGATCATGCGGACGACCGCCGCGGCGTTCGCCGTGCTCGGCGTCGTGGTGCTGCTGCGACTGCTCGCCCGGCGCCGGGCGGTCTGGGCCGGTGTCGCGCTGGCGCTGTTCGCCGGGTACGCCACGGTCACCATCACCGAGCAGATCAGCTACCCGCACTCGAACTGGCGCAAGGGCACCGCCACCGGCTTCACCCGGAGCGCCGGGATCCGCCCGGACGACAGCGTGGTGTTCAGCTGGGACACCGACTGGGCGCTGCGCGGTACCCAGGCCTTCGAGGTCTACCGCGGCCGCGTCTGGTTCCGGGACCCGCTCACCCAGCCGATCCCCGCGGCAGCGACGGTGGTCGTCACCGCGCCCGCCCCGGAGGGCAAGGAGCCGGACTCCTCCTGGCCCGAGCGCCCCGCCGCGTGGTACGTCGAGCGGATCGACCGGCAGCAGGGGTGGATGATCTGGCGGAAGCACTGACATGAGGCATGCGCTGCACACATGAGGGTGTGGACATGACAAGATGAGGGTTCGTGGGCTCGCTATGGGGCCCGCCATCTTGAGGAGTGACGAT
The nucleotide sequence above comes from Streptomyces kaniharaensis. Encoded proteins:
- a CDS encoding DUF6412 domain-containing protein, with the protein product MAVVAMLLGLLRVLTGEMSAEGGTLASAAAVAAVVLLAGAVAGTLAGARLLGARAPAAVRDGVLRRRAFRTAFLSQRDPDARGRRRPRAPGAAQAAA
- a CDS encoding YidC/Oxa1 family membrane protein insertase, whose protein sequence is MSVLAVLDPAVAVAHTVVAALAHVVPTALAIVLFTVAVRLALHPLARAAARGEKARARLAPKIAELNRKHKNRPEKLREALAELHQKEQVSPAAGCLPALVQIPFFSVMYRLFTTPNDLLDHTLFGAPLGLHVGSAQGAGQLAVFGVLYAGLAAVAYINFRRARRAAAAQPSAQAGTAFLPYLSFGTVLFAALVPLAAALYLLTSGVWSAAERAWLHRGGAPVPSVVMA
- a CDS encoding GNAT family N-acetyltransferase, yielding MEIRRITDAADVHAAGHLFDAPPLPDATARFLADDRHHLLIAYTDDGTPAGMVTGVETTHPDKGTELFLYELGVDEPHRGHGIGRALIAALADLARERGCHAMWTVTEEDNPAARATYRAAGGDPEPRQVVYAWDFTAGR
- a CDS encoding CDP-alcohol phosphatidyltransferase family protein, translated to MVAAPALSELREVCQPQAKLQSRNGEHWAGRLYMRRLSLRTTRQLVRTSVSPNTLTWVMVVCGVGGGAALLIPGPAGAVLAAVLFQLFLLFDCVDGEVARWKRRFSMAGVYVDRLGAYLADAALMIGAGVRAARGGSELWVSVGLAAALGVVLLKASTDLVDVARARSGMPPADEESTQPRSQGIATARRLASVLKIHRVTNGIEASLVLLAAAVADAAAGGLGPTRAAVAGITVITWGMVVAHLASILSSSRLR